The region ATCGGCCCGCCGAGCCCGAATCCATGGTGATGCCGGACCTGATGCAGGCGATACGTCGGGCGGTGCGCGCCCACGGCTGTACCCGCGCGGTCATGGTGGCGCATAACGCGCATTTCGACCTGGGATTTGTCAACGCCGCCGTGGCACGCTGCAATATCAAGCGCAATCCTTTCCACCCATTTTCCTGTTTTGATACCGCCACTCTGGCCGGGCTGGCCTGCGGCCAGACCGTGCTGGCCAAGGCCTGTCGGGTGGCCGGCATCGAATTCAGCAACAGCGCTGCGCACAGCGCCGGCTACGACGCCGAAAAAACCGCCGAACTGTTCTGCTACATCGTCAATCAGTGGAAGCAGTTGGGGGGCTGGACCCCGCCTATGCCGGGTGAGCCCCAGGGCACCGAACAGGCCTAGGGGTCCGATTCCCCTGGGCCTGATGCCACCCGCCAGCCCGCTTACCGCTGTTGTGGCGGTTGATTCGATTGACCACTGTTGCGCCGGCGGCGCTCCTCTTCTTTGCGCTTGCGGGACTCATGGCTCGCCTTGACCCACTCATCTGACCGTCGCTGCCACTGTTTGTCATTCGGCATGGTGCTCATCTCCTGAGATATCGGGGAACTTTGTCTCCATGGTAATCCAAATTCGTTGCTAACCCCATGACCCCCGGGGAAAAATTATCTCTGTAAAAACGTTTCTCCGATTGCTATGCTTAGGGTTTAACACTAAAAACAATCAAGGTATCGAATTCGAACCACAGCAGGAGCCACTATGACGACCCCTCAGCAGAAAATTTTTGTCGTTGTCGACCCCAACGACGAGCAGCACATCGCCCTGGAGCGCGTGGCGGTAACCGCCAAGCTGCTTGATGTAAAGCCCTACGTTTATGTCTTTGTCGCCGTCGACGGTGACGCGGTGGATACCCGGGCCAGCAACGACAAGCTGTTCCGGGATCAGCGCTGGTTCGACGCCATGATCAAGAAACCGCTGGAAGACGCCGGCATCGAATACCTGATCGAAGTCTCCTGGTCCAGCGAGTGGCAGGCCTCCATCATGCAGTCCGCCAAACGCTTTGGCGCCGACCTGATTTATCTGCCAGTCCACGCCAAGGTGAACTACACCCGCTTCACCTTTACCGAATCCAAGTGGGAGCTGCTCAAAGGGGCGCCCTGCCCCGTGGTGCTGATCCGTCCGGGCGCCAAAGAGGCCCGCAAGGTCATTCTGGCGGCAGTCAACTTCCAGGCGCAGCGCAATGTGCAACGCGAGCTGAATAAAATCATTCTGGAACAGGCACGCCATTACGCCCAGCTTTACAATGCCGAACTGCACGTTGTGAATGCCTACCTGGATTCCATGAACTATCCGGATCGCGGCCGACTGGTACGTGAAACCGGCCTGGAGCAGGATCGTATTCACGTGAACAATGGCTATACTTCAGAGGTCGTTGCCCAGGTGGCGGACGAGATCAACGCCGACCTGGTGGTGATGGGGACGCTGGGGCAGAACGGTATGACCACCTCTCGTCGCGGTAACACCGCCGAGCGCCTGATTGCGGCGCTGGATGACGATGTGATGGTGATTAACCACGAGTAAGGTTCAAGGCCACACCTTGGTTACGGCGGATGCGCGCTTCGCGCTCCGAAACGTCGGACCGATCCGCCCTACGAATACGAATAGCACGGAGTTCGCGTAGGGCGGATCGGTCCGACGCATCGGAGCGAAGCGCATCCGCCGTAACAGTCTCGCTTATTGACCTCCCCTACTGACGCAACGCGTCCAACTCCTCCCGAAACCACTTCATCCATTCGAGAAACGCCCTCTGCACCTGCATGGCCGTCAGGGGACTGTTGCGCTCGTTCAATGAGCGATCGATCGGTTGGCGGCTGGTCATGGTGGCCACCAGATCACCCGACACACTGTCGTACAGATCCAGCGTCAGCAACATCACGATGGTGCCCCGCGGTGCCCCGGAACCTTCCTCCGGCGCCTGAACCGCCTGACGCAGCTGCCCCCGGACCTCCAGCACACTCGGCCCGGGATCCATGGCCAGCGCATAGTCGCCGCGCATCACCAGAGTGTGCACCAGCGACTCGGTGTAGGTCTGGCGGAAAAACTGGCGATCGTTGCGGTTAAGGTCTTTGAGAGGCAGCTCCCGACCGGCCGGGCGCCACTGATCCAGATTCAGCGCCGGCACCCTCAGGGAGTTATAGCCGCTGAAATCCACCCCCGGCACCACAAATACACCGTCCAGCGCGGGGTCGTCCAATGTGGCCACCAGGGCGTCGTCCTCGCCGGCATCACCCGCCGACTCGGCACGCTCACGCTCATCGGATTCCGGCGTACTGGCGCAGCCCACCATCAGCAGGCTTAGAGCCAGCAAGCCCAGCCAGCGAGGACCACCGGAAATACGACGCTGCATAACTCCCCTCTTCTGATCAGTCTACAAAGACCCGGGCATTGCGGAACATACGCAACCAGGGGCCGTCATCGCCCCAACTGTCCGGATGCCAGGAGTTGGTCACCGAACGGAATACCCGTTCCGGGTGAGGCATCATGATAGTGACCCGCCCATCGCGACTGGTCACCCCGGTAATGCCTTTCGGCGATCCATTCGGGTTGGCCGGGTAGCGCTCGGTCACCGCCAGGTGATTGTCGAGATAGCGAAGGGATACCAGGCCACTGGTATCACACTGTGACAACTGATCGGCGGAAAATTCCGCCCGACCCTCGCCATGGGCCACCGCCACGGGCAGATGGGAGCCGGCCATCCCCTTGAGCAACACCGACGGTGATTCGTCGATACGGACCAGGCTGACACGCGCCTCAAACTGTTCGGAACGATTGCGCACAAAATGCGGCCAGTGCTCGGTACCCGGTATCAGGGACTTGAGATTGGACATCATCTGGCAACCGTTACACACCCCCAGACTGAACGTATCCGCCCGCTCAAAAAAGGCGGCAAACTGGTCCCGGGCGCGCGCATTGAACAGAATGGTTTTGGCCCAGCCCTCACCGGCACCCAGCACATCACCATAAGAGAATCCGCCACAGGCCACCAGCCCTTTGAACTCCTCCAGCGAACGACGGCCGGAGAGAATATCGCTCATGTGCACATCCACCGCCTGGAAGCCGGCCCGGTCAAACGCCGCCGCCATCTCCACCTGACCGTTGACGCCCTGCTCTCGCAGCACGGCAATGGCGGGACGCACACCGGTGTTGATATAAGGTGCCGCCACATCCTCCGCGGGATCAAAGGTCAACTCGGCACTCAGCCCCGGATCCTCACTCAGTAGTTGCTCAAACTCCTGACGGGCGCACTCGGGGTTATCCCGAAGGGCCTGCATACGGTAGCTGGTTTCTGCCCACAGGGTCTGCAGAATCGCCCGTGACTGATCAAAGATCAGTTCACCGTCGGCTTTCAGGTGCACCCAGTCTTCATCGTTGGGCTGACCAATGACGGTGGCGGGCACGCCGGCCTGCTCAAAGCGGGCCAGCACGGCATCACGGTCTTCGCGCCGGACCTGCAATACCGCACCCGGCTCTTCACTGAACAGCGCGGCCAGCGCGTCGTCACCCAGCCCGGTCAGGTCCGCATCCAGGCCGCAGTGACCGGCGAAGGCCATTTCCACCAGGGTCGCAAACAGGCCACCGTCACTGCGGTCGTGGTAGGCCAACAGCTGCTCCTCGGCCAGACTGACCTGAACCGCGTTGAAAAAGCCTTTCAACTGCTCGGCGCTGTCCAGGTCCGGAGACTGTTCACCCATCTGGTTATAGACCTGCGCCAGAATGGAACCGCCCAGGCGATTCTTGCCGTTACCCAGATCCACCAGAATCAGATCGGTGTCACCTTTATCCAGACGCAATTGCGGGGTGACGGTCTGGCGGACGTCCAGCACGGGAGAGAACGCCGAGATCACCAGCGACAGCGGCGCGGTCACGGCCTTCTCCTTCCCTTCTTCCTGCCAGGCGGTGCGCATGGACATGGAGTCCTTACCCACCGGAATGGTGATCCCCAGAGCCGGGCACAACTCCATACCCACCGCCTCGACGGTGCGGTACAGCTTTTCGTCCTCGCCTTTATGGCCCGCCGCGCACATCCAGTTGGCGGACAGCTTGATGTCAGACAGCTTCTCAATACGGGTCGCGGCAATGTTGGTGATGGCCTCGGCAATGGCCAGCCGGCCCGAGGCAGGCGCATCCAGCAACGCCACGGGGGTGCGTTCGCCCATGCTCATGGCTTCGCCCCGGTAACTGTCGTAACTGACCGTGGTCACCGCGCAGTCCGCCACCGGTACCTGCCAGGGGCCGACCATCTGGTCCCGGGCCACCATGCCAGTGACCGAGCGGTCGCCAATGGTGATCAGGAAATTCTTGCTGGCCACCGCCGGGTGCTTGAGCACCCGTTCGGCCGCCTCATTGATATCCAGCTCTGAGGTGCCGAAGCTCTGGGTGGCCGCCTGGTAACGCTCGGCGCTGCGATGCATTTTGGGCGGCTTGCCGAACAGCACCGACATGGGCAGATCCACCGGCTTGGCATCAAAGTGTTTGTCATTCACCAGCAGATGCTTCTCGCTGGTCGCCTCACCCACCACGGCGTAGGGGCAGCGCTCGCGCTGGCAGATGGCTTCAAAGCGCTCCAGGTCTTCGGGCTGAATGGCGAGTACGTAGCGCTCCTGGGATTCATTACACCAGATCGCCAACGGGCTCATGCCCGGCTCGTCGTTGGGCACATTGCGCAACTCAAAGGCACCGCCACAGCCGCCGTCTTTCACGAGTTCGGGGAACGCATTGGACAGGCCGCCGGCCCCCACATCATGAATAAAAGCGATGGGGTTCCGGGCGCCCTGCTGCCAGCAGCGGTCAATCACTTCCTGACAGCGACGTTCGATTTCCGGGTTCTGCCGCTGCACGGAGGCGAAGTCCAGATCCTCGGTAGAGCTGCCGGAATCCATGGAGGACGCCGCGCCACCCCCCAATCCGATCAACATGGCCGGACCGCCGAGCACGACCAGCTTGGCCCCGGCATTAAACGGCGGCTTGTCGACGTGTTCGGTTTTGATGTTGCCGTAACCACCGGCCAGCATGATCGGCTTGTGGTAGCCGCGACGCTCGCCGTCAAAGTCATCTTCGAAGGTCCGGAAGTAACCATTGATGTTGGGGCGGCCAAATTCGTTGTTGAACGCGGCCCCGCCAATCGGCCCCTCCAGCATGATATCCAGGGGGCTGGCAATACGGCCGGGGCGACCGTAGCTCTGCTCCCAGGGCTGCTCAAAATCGGGAATCTGCAGGTTGGAGACCGTGAACCCGTTCAGACCCACCTTGGGTTTGGAGCCGCGGCCCACGGCGCCTTCGTCCCGGATTTCACCACCGGCACCGGTACCCGCCCCCGGGAAGGGGGCAATGGCCGTGGGGTGGTTGTGGGTTTCCACTTTCATCAGCAGGTTGATCGGCTCTTTGTGAAAACCGTAAGTCTGGGACTCCGGGTCCGGGTAGAAGCGCCCGGCTTCCGGCCCCTCTACCACCGCCGCGTTATCGGCATAGGCGGACAACACCTGCTCGCCGCCCTGCTCATAGGTGTTCTTGATCATCTTGAACAGACTGCGCGGCTGGTCTTCGCCATCCAGCGTCCAGGAAGCGTTGAAAATCTTGTGACGGCAATGCTCGGAGTTCGCCTGGGCGAACATCATCAGCTCCACATCCACCGGGTTGCGGCCCAGTCCCTGGAAGCTTTCCACCAGGTAATCAATTTCATCATCGGCCAGCGCCAGACCCAGCTCCCGGTTGGCGGCCAAGAGGGCCTCCCGACCACCGGAGAGAATATCCACGCTGGTTTGGGGCGCCGGTTTCTGTTTCTGGAACAGACGACTGGCCTGCTCCAACTCGGACATGACCGTCTCTACCATGCGGTCGTGCAGCAGCTCGGCAATGGCCGAGTGATCCGTGTCGCCAAATTCACCGTTTACATAGAACGCCGTGCCGCGCTCCAGTCGGCGAACCTGCGTCAGGCCGCAGTTGCGGGCGATATCCGTGGCCTTCGACGCCCAAGGCGAAATAGTACCGGGACGAGGCACCACCAGAAACAGTTGGCCGTCGTGGCCCGCCTCGGTTTCCGGCTTGGGACCGTAGGTCAGCAGTTGAGCCAACGTCTGCTGCTGGTTGTCCGACAGGGGACTGTCCAGGTCGGCAAAGTGCACATATTCGGCGCTCAGGCCAGTAATGGCGGGAACCCGGGCCTGCAGGGTGGCCAGGAGTTTTTCGGAGCGGAAAGACGAAAGTGCGGGGGCGCCGCGCAAAATCAGCATGTCGATCAGGACCTCAGAGGTTCGGAGGGTTTTGAAGAGGGCGCAATTGTACTTGAAATGTCCGTCAATGGCAGCTCTTACCGGCCGCCAGCCTCGCAGGCTCGCTGGAACCGTTCGTCGGGAATCTGGCACCAAAGTCGACACAGTGCGCCTGATCGGCTAAAATTTGAGCAGATGCCGAGCCCATTAACCCATTTTTGATCAGAAAACAAGCTAGCAGTTCACAGCCACAAGCTTTAGAATTGCGCAAATTTTGCACGGGTCAGATGGGATCTGGCGCCATATCCGAAACCCTCGGAGAGGAGAAGCCGTAAATGGAAGTCCGCAAAACCCCCCGCCTTATCCAGGCGGCCGCCAAACATCTTTTCAGCCTGACGGTCATCAGCGTCAGCCTGCTCCTGGTCGGCAGCAAGCTGCCCACGACCCTGGAGCGCGTCTATGCGCTGGGCGAGCTGCGTGTGGTATCCCGCAACGGCCCCACCACCTACTATGAAGGCCCCCACGGCCAGACCGGTTTTGAATACCTGCTGCTGCAACAGTTCGCCAATGAACTGGGTGTGCGCCTGGTCATTGAAGACGAGGAAAGCCTCGACACCATGCTCAACAAGGTGCGTGGTGGTCAGACCCATTTTGCCGCGGCCGGGCTGAGTATCACCGAGCGTCGTCGTCAGCGGGTGCGCTTCAACCAGCCTTATATGACGATTCGTCAACAGGTGTTGTATAACAGCCGAAACCCGGCGCCCCGCTCGGTAGAGGACCTGATTGGCAAAGACATTCTGGTGATCGCCAACTCCTCTCACGCCGAGCGTCTGGAGGCGATCAGGACCCACTATCCCGCCCTGAGCTGGCGCGAAGCCTCGTCCGTC is a window of Marinimicrobium sp. C6131 DNA encoding:
- the rnt gene encoding ribonuclease T; amino-acid sequence: MASRFRGYLPVVIDVETGGFNAATDALLEIAAVTLTMDDDGTLRPDETFDFHVDPFEGANIEQSALDFTGIDLESPDRPAEPESMVMPDLMQAIRRAVRAHGCTRAVMVAHNAHFDLGFVNAAVARCNIKRNPFHPFSCFDTATLAGLACGQTVLAKACRVAGIEFSNSAAHSAGYDAEKTAELFCYIVNQWKQLGGWTPPMPGEPQGTEQA
- a CDS encoding universal stress protein, with product MTTPQQKIFVVVDPNDEQHIALERVAVTAKLLDVKPYVYVFVAVDGDAVDTRASNDKLFRDQRWFDAMIKKPLEDAGIEYLIEVSWSSEWQASIMQSAKRFGADLIYLPVHAKVNYTRFTFTESKWELLKGAPCPVVLIRPGAKEARKVILAAVNFQAQRNVQRELNKIILEQARHYAQLYNAELHVVNAYLDSMNYPDRGRLVRETGLEQDRIHVNNGYTSEVVAQVADEINADLVVMGTLGQNGMTTSRRGNTAERLIAALDDDVMVINHE
- a CDS encoding DUF3313 family protein, whose protein sequence is MQRRISGGPRWLGLLALSLLMVGCASTPESDERERAESAGDAGEDDALVATLDDPALDGVFVVPGVDFSGYNSLRVPALNLDQWRPAGRELPLKDLNRNDRQFFRQTYTESLVHTLVMRGDYALAMDPGPSVLEVRGQLRQAVQAPEEGSGAPRGTIVMLLTLDLYDSVSGDLVATMTSRQPIDRSLNERNSPLTAMQVQRAFLEWMKWFREELDALRQ
- the purL gene encoding phosphoribosylformylglycinamidine synthase; this encodes MLILRGAPALSSFRSEKLLATLQARVPAITGLSAEYVHFADLDSPLSDNQQQTLAQLLTYGPKPETEAGHDGQLFLVVPRPGTISPWASKATDIARNCGLTQVRRLERGTAFYVNGEFGDTDHSAIAELLHDRMVETVMSELEQASRLFQKQKPAPQTSVDILSGGREALLAANRELGLALADDEIDYLVESFQGLGRNPVDVELMMFAQANSEHCRHKIFNASWTLDGEDQPRSLFKMIKNTYEQGGEQVLSAYADNAAVVEGPEAGRFYPDPESQTYGFHKEPINLLMKVETHNHPTAIAPFPGAGTGAGGEIRDEGAVGRGSKPKVGLNGFTVSNLQIPDFEQPWEQSYGRPGRIASPLDIMLEGPIGGAAFNNEFGRPNINGYFRTFEDDFDGERRGYHKPIMLAGGYGNIKTEHVDKPPFNAGAKLVVLGGPAMLIGLGGGAASSMDSGSSTEDLDFASVQRQNPEIERRCQEVIDRCWQQGARNPIAFIHDVGAGGLSNAFPELVKDGGCGGAFELRNVPNDEPGMSPLAIWCNESQERYVLAIQPEDLERFEAICQRERCPYAVVGEATSEKHLLVNDKHFDAKPVDLPMSVLFGKPPKMHRSAERYQAATQSFGTSELDINEAAERVLKHPAVASKNFLITIGDRSVTGMVARDQMVGPWQVPVADCAVTTVSYDSYRGEAMSMGERTPVALLDAPASGRLAIAEAITNIAATRIEKLSDIKLSANWMCAAGHKGEDEKLYRTVEAVGMELCPALGITIPVGKDSMSMRTAWQEEGKEKAVTAPLSLVISAFSPVLDVRQTVTPQLRLDKGDTDLILVDLGNGKNRLGGSILAQVYNQMGEQSPDLDSAEQLKGFFNAVQVSLAEEQLLAYHDRSDGGLFATLVEMAFAGHCGLDADLTGLGDDALAALFSEEPGAVLQVRREDRDAVLARFEQAGVPATVIGQPNDEDWVHLKADGELIFDQSRAILQTLWAETSYRMQALRDNPECARQEFEQLLSEDPGLSAELTFDPAEDVAAPYINTGVRPAIAVLREQGVNGQVEMAAAFDRAGFQAVDVHMSDILSGRRSLEEFKGLVACGGFSYGDVLGAGEGWAKTILFNARARDQFAAFFERADTFSLGVCNGCQMMSNLKSLIPGTEHWPHFVRNRSEQFEARVSLVRIDESPSVLLKGMAGSHLPVAVAHGEGRAEFSADQLSQCDTSGLVSLRYLDNHLAVTERYPANPNGSPKGITGVTSRDGRVTIMMPHPERVFRSVTNSWHPDSWGDDGPWLRMFRNARVFVD